From Cyclobacteriaceae bacterium, a single genomic window includes:
- a CDS encoding gluconate 2-dehydrogenase subunit 3 family protein, with product MDRRKYLKTLAVGTISTGVILESCAPEKPKDAPVAVNTAEAEGGPARQPEEIAHFKKISAEKFFDDHEMKTITILVDIIIPRDDTSGSATDAKVPDFIEFIVKDMPRHQLPLRGGLKWLDMQCLKRFNKPFSDSTSQQQIEMVDEIAWPEKAKPEMQQGVAFFNLMRDLTATGFFTSKIGIKDLGYVGNSPTQWDGVPQDVLAQYGVKYDEKTLAECVKFES from the coding sequence ATGGATAGACGAAAATATCTGAAGACTCTTGCCGTCGGAACGATCTCAACAGGAGTCATTCTTGAATCCTGTGCACCGGAGAAACCAAAAGATGCACCGGTAGCAGTTAATACAGCGGAGGCAGAAGGCGGCCCTGCACGACAGCCGGAAGAAATTGCTCATTTCAAAAAGATCTCTGCCGAGAAGTTCTTTGATGATCACGAAATGAAAACCATTACCATCCTGGTGGATATCATCATTCCAAGGGATGATACTTCCGGAAGCGCTACAGATGCCAAGGTCCCTGATTTCATTGAGTTTATCGTAAAAGATATGCCAAGACATCAGTTGCCATTACGTGGCGGACTTAAGTGGCTCGACATGCAATGCTTAAAACGTTTCAATAAACCTTTCTCTGACAGCACTTCACAACAGCAGATTGAAATGGTGGATGAAATTGCATGGCCTGAGAAAGCCAAGCCTGAAATGCAACAGGGAGTTGCCTTCTTTAATTTAATGCGTGACCTCACTGCCACAGGCTTCTTCACCAGCAAGATCGGCATCAAGGATTTAGGATATGTGGGTAATAGTCCTACGCAATGGGATGGCGTTCCACAGGATGTACTTGCCCAGTACGGAGTTAAGTACGATGAGAAGACACTTGCAGAGTGTGTCAAGTTTGAATCATAA
- a CDS encoding GMC family oxidoreductase — protein MPDFQIKKNPKNYDVVIVGSGAGGGMAAYILANAGIKVALIEAGPLYDPAKNITQLKWPYESPRRGAGNHRPFGDFDAAYGGWEIEGEPYTRKDGTKFDWFRSRMVGGRTNHWGRISLRFGPKDFKHKSIDGLGDDWPIGYDDVAPFYDRVDKLIGVFGTKENMPNEPDGIFLPPPKPRLHELFVKDAGNALGIPVVPSRLSILTKALPDNDKRKACFYCAQCSRGCMVYGDFSSSSVLVKPALETGNVDVIPNAMAREVLTNDEGKATGISYVDKNDLQEYQVSGKVVILAASAGESARLLLNSRSSRNPNGLANASNVIGKYLHDSTGVGMGGIMPKLFDRKRYNEDGVGGLHVYSPWWLDNKKLNFPRGYHIEYGGGMGMPGYGFGFGMQNLNGKYPVRNGVRKDGGGYGASLKDDYRYFYGASFGMAGRGEAIAREDNYCEIDPNVVDKFGIPVLRFHYTWSDHEINQAKHMQETFQEIIHKMGGEITWGLKGKEDNYGLEAPGRIIHEVGTVRMGNDPKKSALNKFNQAHDCKNLFVVDGGPFVSQADKNPTWTILALSMRASEYIIDELKRQNI, from the coding sequence ATGCCTGATTTTCAAATCAAGAAGAATCCTAAGAATTACGACGTAGTTATTGTTGGATCCGGTGCCGGTGGTGGTATGGCAGCATATATTCTGGCGAATGCCGGTATCAAAGTTGCACTCATTGAGGCAGGACCTCTTTACGATCCAGCCAAGAATATTACCCAGCTTAAATGGCCCTATGAATCTCCCCGCAGAGGTGCAGGAAATCACAGGCCGTTTGGGGATTTTGATGCCGCTTATGGCGGATGGGAAATTGAAGGTGAACCTTATACCCGCAAAGACGGAACGAAGTTCGACTGGTTCAGATCACGCATGGTAGGCGGACGGACCAATCACTGGGGAAGAATCTCTCTCCGTTTTGGACCAAAAGATTTCAAGCATAAAAGTATTGATGGTCTCGGCGACGATTGGCCAATAGGCTATGATGATGTCGCTCCTTTCTATGATCGCGTCGACAAGCTTATCGGTGTATTCGGCACAAAGGAAAATATGCCTAACGAGCCGGATGGAATTTTTCTTCCACCACCGAAACCGCGCCTTCATGAATTATTTGTAAAAGATGCAGGCAATGCGCTTGGCATTCCTGTTGTTCCATCACGACTCTCAATTCTTACTAAAGCATTACCTGACAACGATAAGCGAAAGGCCTGCTTCTATTGCGCACAATGCAGCAGAGGCTGTATGGTGTATGGAGACTTCTCATCTTCGTCTGTGTTGGTAAAGCCAGCGCTTGAAACAGGAAATGTCGATGTGATTCCAAATGCGATGGCACGTGAGGTCCTCACCAATGATGAAGGAAAGGCAACCGGTATCTCTTACGTTGATAAGAATGATCTTCAGGAATATCAGGTTAGCGGTAAAGTTGTGATCCTGGCAGCGAGTGCAGGTGAATCAGCAAGACTTCTATTGAACTCCAGGTCATCCAGAAATCCGAATGGTCTTGCCAACGCAAGCAATGTCATTGGAAAATACCTTCATGATTCAACAGGAGTTGGAATGGGCGGCATCATGCCGAAGTTGTTTGATCGCAAGCGCTACAATGAAGATGGCGTGGGCGGATTGCATGTTTACTCACCATGGTGGCTTGATAATAAGAAGCTGAACTTCCCCCGTGGATATCACATTGAATATGGCGGCGGAATGGGAATGCCCGGATATGGTTTTGGATTTGGAATGCAAAACCTGAATGGAAAATATCCTGTAAGAAACGGCGTCAGGAAAGACGGTGGCGGCTACGGCGCTTCCTTGAAAGATGACTACCGTTATTTCTATGGAGCTTCTTTTGGAATGGCCGGTCGCGGTGAAGCAATCGCAAGAGAGGACAACTACTGTGAGATCGATCCAAACGTTGTGGATAAATTCGGAATTCCTGTTCTAAGATTTCATTACACATGGAGTGACCATGAGATCAACCAGGCCAAGCATATGCAGGAAACTTTTCAGGAGATCATTCATAAAATGGGTGGCGAAATCACCTGGGGACTGAAAGGCAAAGAAGATAATTACGGACTTGAAGCTCCGGGAAGGATCATTCACGAAGTAGGAACTGTTCGCATGGGCAATGATCCTAAGAAGTCAGCGCTTAATAAATTCAACCAGGCGCATGATTGCAAGAATCTGTTTGTAGTGGATGGCGGACCATTCGTTTCACAAGCTGACAAGAATCCTACATGGACCATCCTTGCGCTTTCCATGAGAGCATCGGAGTATATTATTGACGAATTAAAAAGACAGAATATTTAA
- the mog gene encoding molybdopterin adenylyltransferase, whose protein sequence is MIRIGIINISDRASKGIYEDIPGKAIASTLDEYLTSPWEKEYAVIPDEQELISKTLIEMADNKGCCLIITSGGTGPSRRDVTPEATEAVCDKMMPGFGELMRQESLKFVPTAILSRQTAGIRNKTLILNLPGKPQAIRQCLDAVFPSIPYCVDLLGGPYLECNELVIKAFRPSGK, encoded by the coding sequence ATGATTCGTATCGGTATTATTAACATTTCAGACAGAGCCAGCAAAGGAATTTATGAAGACATTCCCGGCAAGGCGATCGCAAGCACGCTGGATGAGTATCTCACCAGTCCCTGGGAAAAAGAGTATGCTGTCATTCCGGACGAACAGGAATTGATCAGTAAAACGCTGATTGAAATGGCCGACAACAAGGGCTGCTGCCTGATCATTACTTCCGGCGGGACCGGCCCTTCCAGACGTGATGTTACCCCCGAGGCTACGGAGGCCGTCTGCGACAAAATGATGCCTGGATTCGGGGAGCTGATGCGCCAGGAAAGCCTCAAATTTGTACCCACAGCCATACTTTCCCGCCAAACGGCCGGAATCCGCAACAAGACCCTGATCCTCAATTTGCCCGGAAAACCGCAGGCAATCCGCCAGTGTCTGGACGCCGTTTTTCCATCTATTCCTTATTGCGTAGATTTGCTGGGTGGGCCCTATCTGGAATGCAATGAATTGGTTATAAAAGCGTTCCGCCCCTCAGGTAAATAA
- the nudK gene encoding GDP-mannose pyrophosphatase NudK, with the protein MNKKVKIQKEQILSDNWYTLKKITFDYLKKDGTWQTQEREAYDRGNGAVILLYNKIQKTVILTRQFRLPTFINGNADGMLIEACAGLLDKDKPDVAIKRETEEETGYQVKEVKKIFEAYMSPGSVTEVLYFFVAEYSSKEKINDGGGLEDEDIEVLELPFDKALAMIPSGEIKDGKTIMLLYHAKINSLL; encoded by the coding sequence ATGAACAAAAAAGTTAAGATTCAGAAAGAGCAAATTCTATCCGATAACTGGTATACTCTTAAAAAGATAACGTTTGATTATCTAAAAAAAGACGGAACCTGGCAAACACAGGAAAGAGAAGCATATGATCGCGGTAATGGCGCGGTCATATTGCTTTATAACAAGATCCAAAAGACAGTCATTCTAACCCGCCAGTTTCGTTTACCCACTTTCATCAATGGAAATGCTGATGGAATGTTGATCGAAGCGTGTGCTGGTTTGCTGGATAAGGATAAACCTGATGTTGCCATCAAAAGAGAAACAGAAGAAGAAACCGGCTATCAGGTAAAAGAAGTCAAGAAGATCTTCGAAGCATACATGTCCCCCGGATCGGTTACTGAAGTGCTGTACTTTTTCGTTGCCGAATATTCCAGCAAGGAAAAAATAAATGATGGCGGTGGACTTGAAGATGAAGACATAGAAGTATTAGAGCTGCCCTTTGACAAAGCGCTGGCGATGATCCCGTCCGGTGAGATCAAAGATGGGAAGACCATCATGCTGCTGTATCATGCAAAGATCAATTCACTGCTATAG
- a CDS encoding Gfo/Idh/MocA family oxidoreductase — protein MKVTNDQSRRGFLKTLGLAAAAFTIVPREVLGGPGFTAPSDKLYVAGIGVGGKGHSDITNFAKSGKAEIAFLCDVDDRRAAFAVRDFPKAKYYKDYRVMLDKEGKNFDAVSVSTPDHSHAVQAMAAMKMGKHVYVQKPLTHDIHEARMLTEAAKKYKVVTQMGNQGASGDGVRQLAEWYNAGLLGDVHTVYCWTDRPVWPQGVAWPAEKAAVPTELDWDLWLGTAPWRDYVNKLVPFNWRGWWDYGTGALGDMGCHIIEPPFKVLGLNYPIDVTASVGSVYVDEFKRGYFPESGPPSSSIIFTFPSKNGKPPIKLHWMDGGIQPERPEELGPLEKMGDPQGANGVLFIGTKGKMMCGVYGAQPSLLPTTKNKEITIPQTIKRVTGSSEGHYAQWVEACLAGYGKTEVSSPFDIAGPLTETILMGNLAIRSNDIRVPRTDRPNQFDYPGRGIKLLWDGNNMKVTNFDQANAFVKREYRAPYSL, from the coding sequence ATGAAAGTAACGAACGATCAGTCACGAAGAGGTTTTCTTAAAACACTGGGTCTTGCAGCAGCAGCTTTTACAATTGTACCCCGCGAGGTTCTGGGCGGCCCGGGCTTCACAGCTCCCAGCGACAAACTTTACGTTGCAGGAATTGGAGTTGGAGGAAAAGGCCATAGTGATATCACCAATTTCGCAAAGAGTGGCAAAGCAGAAATTGCTTTTCTATGTGACGTAGATGATCGTCGTGCTGCATTTGCAGTGAGAGATTTTCCAAAGGCAAAATATTACAAAGACTATCGTGTCATGCTTGACAAGGAAGGCAAGAACTTTGATGCAGTGAGTGTTTCTACTCCTGATCACAGTCACGCTGTACAAGCGATGGCAGCCATGAAGATGGGCAAGCACGTCTATGTTCAGAAACCATTGACGCATGACATCCATGAAGCACGTATGCTCACGGAAGCTGCAAAGAAATATAAGGTTGTAACCCAGATGGGTAATCAGGGAGCATCCGGAGATGGTGTTCGTCAATTGGCAGAATGGTATAATGCCGGATTGCTGGGTGATGTTCATACAGTGTACTGCTGGACAGATCGTCCGGTGTGGCCTCAGGGTGTTGCATGGCCAGCAGAGAAAGCTGCCGTTCCAACAGAACTGGATTGGGATCTTTGGTTAGGTACTGCACCGTGGAGAGATTATGTAAACAAGCTTGTTCCTTTCAACTGGAGAGGCTGGTGGGATTATGGAACAGGTGCTCTTGGCGATATGGGATGTCACATCATTGAACCACCTTTCAAAGTTCTGGGATTGAATTATCCAATTGATGTAACAGCAAGTGTCGGTAGCGTGTATGTAGATGAATTCAAGCGTGGATATTTTCCTGAAAGCGGACCACCCTCTTCATCCATCATATTCACATTCCCTTCAAAGAATGGAAAGCCTCCTATTAAGCTACACTGGATGGATGGCGGTATCCAACCTGAAAGACCTGAGGAACTCGGACCACTCGAAAAGATGGGAGATCCACAGGGAGCAAACGGTGTGCTCTTCATCGGAACAAAGGGTAAGATGATGTGCGGTGTTTATGGTGCGCAGCCTTCCCTCCTTCCTACTACCAAAAACAAGGAGATAACCATTCCTCAAACGATAAAGAGAGTTACCGGAAGTTCAGAAGGACACTATGCACAATGGGTAGAAGCTTGTCTTGCCGGATACGGTAAAACAGAAGTAAGCTCACCATTCGATATTGCAGGACCACTGACGGAGACAATCCTGATGGGAAATCTTGCGATAAGAAGTAATGACATCCGCGTGCCTCGTACCGACAGACCAAACCAGTTTGATTATCCCGGAAGAGGCATCAAGTTGCTATGGGATGGAAATAACATGAAGGTGACAAACTTTGATCAGGCAAATGCGTTTGTGAAAAGGGAGTATCGTGCACCTTATTCACTTTAA
- a CDS encoding M23 family metallopeptidase → MAKIKYFYDTESCKYIRVKTSTGDIVLNALGILSLTVSMAVGLVFLHGNYFESPKEVRLKNEIKEMTFYFEEAQKKVVSLDKNVKEMAERDDNIYRVVLGSEPIDKSIREAGVGGVDRYEDIKNKDIDHEEIIVNLNESLDKLRRKVYIESKSHDEIIELAQNKEALFAAIPAIQPIPKKNTVVLASGFGFRIHPIYKYRKMHTGIDFAAPIGTPIYATADGVIDNVEVSFTGYGKKVEINHGFGYRTRYAHMHAFVVRNGQHIKRGELIGFVGDTGLSTAPHLHYEVFINGAQVNPVHYFFNDLNAAEYAKIIELASIENQSLGM, encoded by the coding sequence ATGGCAAAGATTAAGTACTTCTACGACACCGAATCCTGTAAGTATATCCGGGTAAAAACCTCTACCGGAGACATCGTCCTTAACGCATTGGGAATCTTATCCCTCACCGTTTCGATGGCCGTAGGTCTCGTATTCCTTCACGGTAATTACTTTGAATCACCTAAAGAAGTCCGTCTCAAGAATGAAATAAAAGAGATGACCTTCTATTTTGAAGAAGCTCAGAAGAAAGTTGTAAGTCTTGATAAGAATGTAAAAGAAATGGCAGAACGCGATGATAATATCTATCGCGTTGTCCTGGGCTCAGAACCTATTGACAAGTCCATTCGTGAAGCCGGCGTAGGTGGTGTAGACCGTTACGAAGACATTAAAAACAAGGATATCGATCATGAAGAGATCATTGTCAATCTGAACGAATCATTAGACAAACTTCGCCGCAAGGTTTATATCGAATCAAAATCTCATGACGAGATCATTGAGCTGGCTCAGAACAAGGAAGCTCTTTTTGCAGCCATCCCTGCCATTCAGCCCATTCCAAAGAAAAACACTGTTGTACTTGCATCTGGTTTCGGATTCCGTATCCACCCAATCTACAAATACAGGAAGATGCATACCGGTATTGACTTCGCCGCACCCATCGGAACTCCTATCTATGCTACTGCTGATGGTGTAATTGATAATGTTGAAGTGAGCTTTACTGGTTATGGTAAAAAAGTTGAGATCAACCACGGCTTTGGATATCGCACACGCTACGCACACATGCATGCCTTTGTGGTGCGCAATGGTCAGCATATCAAACGCGGTGAGCTCATAGGATTTGTTGGCGACACAGGCCTTTCAACCGCACCTCACCTTCACTATGAAGTTTTCATTAACGGAGCTCAGGTTAATCCGGTCCATTATTTCTTCAACGACCTGAATGCTGCCGAGTACGCGAAGATCATCGAGCTTGCATCTATCGAGAATCAAAGTCTTGGAATGTAA
- a CDS encoding rhodanese-related sulfurtransferase: MKPLHNHLDKRILKQQLHSTPQNRITLSFYKYHQIAEPKEFRDQLYASWFPLGVMGRVYVAHEGINGQVSIEKDKFEEFKSSFHSIDFLKGSRLNTAVDDDGKSFFILKIQVKKKIVADGLDDKSFDVTDSGTHVNAHEFNKLTADPQTIIVDMRNHYESEVGHFQNAICPDVDTFKASLPIVEKMLEEKKDKNIVMYCTGGIRCEKASAWMKHRGFKNVFQLDGGIIEYAKQVKEQGEENKFIGKNFVFDERLGERISDQIISVCHQCGKPCDDHTNCRNEGCHLLFIQCTECAEKFNGCCSVECKEVIALSPVEQKELRKGKAKGAMIYKKGRSKNIRYKT, from the coding sequence ATGAAGCCCCTGCACAATCACCTTGATAAACGCATTCTAAAGCAGCAACTGCACAGCACGCCACAAAACCGTATTACCCTCTCCTTTTATAAATACCATCAGATCGCTGAACCTAAAGAATTCAGAGATCAGCTTTACGCATCGTGGTTCCCTCTCGGAGTAATGGGCAGAGTATATGTTGCTCATGAAGGAATTAACGGGCAGGTCAGCATTGAGAAAGATAAATTCGAAGAGTTTAAATCATCCTTTCATTCAATTGATTTCCTGAAGGGCTCACGATTGAACACGGCAGTAGATGATGATGGTAAATCATTTTTCATATTAAAGATCCAGGTAAAGAAAAAGATCGTTGCCGACGGTCTGGATGATAAGAGCTTTGATGTTACCGATTCAGGAACACATGTGAATGCCCATGAATTCAACAAGCTCACCGCAGATCCTCAAACGATCATCGTCGACATGCGTAATCATTATGAAAGCGAAGTCGGACATTTCCAGAACGCCATCTGTCCTGATGTCGATACTTTCAAAGCTTCACTACCCATCGTTGAAAAGATGCTGGAAGAAAAGAAGGATAAGAACATTGTCATGTATTGCACGGGCGGCATTCGCTGTGAAAAGGCAAGCGCATGGATGAAGCATCGCGGATTCAAGAATGTGTTTCAGCTCGACGGAGGAATTATAGAATACGCAAAGCAGGTTAAAGAGCAGGGAGAAGAAAATAAATTCATCGGCAAGAACTTTGTATTTGATGAACGCTTAGGCGAACGCATCTCTGATCAGATCATCAGCGTGTGTCATCAATGCGGCAAACCCTGTGACGACCATACCAACTGCAGGAATGAAGGATGTCACTTGTTATTTATTCAATGCACAGAGTGTGCTGAAAAATTCAACGGATGTTGTTCAGTCGAATGCAAAGAAGTAATTGCACTCTCCCCTGTCGAGCAAAAAGAACTAAGGAAAGGCAAAGCTAAAGGCGCCATGATCTATAAGAAAGGTAGATCAAAGAATATCCGGTACAAGACCTGA
- the yidD gene encoding membrane protein insertion efficiency factor YidD, translating to MLKKIFIFPIRVYQATLSPLLGSGCRHVPSCSQYTVEAIQEWGVIKGIWMGSKRIARCHPWGTSGFDPVPKKDK from the coding sequence TTGCTAAAAAAGATCTTCATATTCCCCATCAGAGTTTATCAGGCGACGCTATCACCTCTTCTCGGGTCAGGATGTCGTCACGTTCCAAGCTGCTCCCAATATACTGTTGAAGCAATTCAGGAATGGGGAGTTATAAAAGGTATCTGGATGGGTAGTAAGAGGATAGCACGCTGCCATCCCTGGGGCACCAGTGGCTTTGACCCGGTACCAAAAAAGGATAAATAA
- a CDS encoding amidohydrolase: MKIDSHTHILPKKMPNWSDKFGYGDFIYLQHHRKGYANMMRGNQFFREIKENCWNAELRIKEYEEFNTQVQVVCTIPVMFSYWAKPSDCLELSKFLNDHIGKLVAKYPRNYVGLGTLPMQDTELAVEEVARCKKIGLHGIQIGSNINDENLNEERFFPIFEACEKQGMAVLVHPWNMMGEKNMSRYWLPWLVGMPAETSRAACSMIFGGIFERLPKLRVNFAHAGGSFLPTIGRIQHGFECRPDLVAIDNPVDPKKYLGKFWVDSITHDPLMLEYVIKMVGSNRITLGSDYPFPLGDLEIGKFIEDSDFPKKVKEDIFVNATLEWLNIPKKRFQ; encoded by the coding sequence GTGAAAATCGATAGCCATACCCACATTCTGCCAAAGAAGATGCCCAACTGGAGCGATAAGTTTGGCTATGGCGACTTCATTTATCTTCAGCATCACAGAAAGGGTTATGCCAATATGATGCGCGGCAATCAGTTCTTTCGTGAGATCAAAGAGAATTGCTGGAATGCAGAATTGCGTATCAAAGAGTACGAAGAGTTTAACACGCAGGTGCAGGTTGTGTGTACGATCCCTGTTATGTTTTCATATTGGGCCAAACCATCCGATTGCCTGGAACTTTCAAAATTCCTGAATGATCATATCGGCAAGCTCGTCGCCAAGTATCCCCGCAATTATGTAGGCCTGGGAACGTTACCCATGCAGGACACAGAGCTGGCAGTAGAAGAAGTGGCGCGCTGCAAAAAAATAGGATTGCATGGAATTCAGATTGGATCCAATATCAACGATGAAAATCTAAATGAGGAACGCTTCTTTCCAATCTTTGAAGCATGTGAAAAGCAGGGAATGGCGGTGCTGGTTCACCCCTGGAACATGATGGGTGAAAAAAACATGTCGCGCTACTGGTTGCCATGGCTTGTAGGAATGCCGGCTGAAACTTCACGTGCTGCATGCTCGATGATCTTTGGCGGGATTTTTGAAAGACTTCCGAAGCTAAGGGTCAATTTTGCTCATGCCGGCGGATCTTTCCTTCCAACGATCGGACGTATCCAGCATGGTTTTGAATGCAGACCTGACCTCGTAGCGATTGATAATCCTGTTGATCCTAAAAAATACCTGGGGAAATTCTGGGTTGATAGCATCACACACGATCCATTAATGCTTGAGTATGTTATAAAAATGGTAGGATCAAACAGAATAACATTAGGCTCTGATTATCCGTTTCCATTGGGAGATCTTGAGATTGGAAAGTTTATTGAAGATTCAGACTTTCCAAAAAAGGTAAAAGAAGATATTTTTGTTAACGCTACTCTCGAGTGGTTGAATATTCCTAAAAAACGTTTTCAGTAA
- a CDS encoding sphingomyelin phosphodiesterase, whose translation MTELCSGQDSVTVLSWNIQMLPIIKSNSKVIRARAIVEQLNQRNYDVIVFQEMFQKRSRRIITKGLAKKYPHHTPVLNKKFIGLKTNGGVMLFSKYPIRDYHQIRFSSRSGIDKMSRKGAMMAEIDVNGKIIQVVGTHLQAFGAQNIMYDQYMQLASELLDPHTKEGIPQLICGDLNTIKSLPPQLPADISQSFVDRLPRYSTMLEKFKAIDGDLEGEQQYTMDRPINDLCITRKEYRLLLDYILLRPNGLTNISINRRVQIIRQRWSPEHEDLSDHFRTDGYTEI comes from the coding sequence TTGACTGAACTCTGTTCGGGTCAGGATTCCGTCACAGTACTTTCCTGGAATATCCAGATGCTTCCCATCATCAAGAGCAATAGCAAAGTGATAAGAGCCCGTGCCATTGTTGAGCAGCTTAATCAGCGCAACTATGATGTGATTGTCTTTCAGGAAATGTTTCAGAAGAGAAGCAGAAGGATCATTACAAAAGGTCTCGCTAAAAAATATCCTCACCACACTCCTGTATTGAATAAGAAATTTATAGGATTAAAAACCAATGGCGGAGTCATGCTTTTCAGCAAATATCCAATCAGGGATTATCATCAGATCCGGTTCTCATCAAGAAGCGGCATTGATAAAATGTCAAGAAAGGGTGCGATGATGGCAGAGATCGATGTCAATGGAAAGATCATTCAGGTAGTAGGTACACATCTTCAGGCATTCGGCGCTCAGAATATTATGTATGATCAATATATGCAGCTTGCTTCTGAGTTGCTGGATCCTCATACAAAAGAAGGAATTCCCCAGCTGATCTGCGGTGATCTCAATACGATCAAATCGCTTCCACCACAATTACCTGCTGATATTTCACAAAGCTTTGTTGACCGTCTCCCCCGCTATTCAACTATGCTGGAAAAGTTCAAGGCGATCGATGGAGATCTGGAAGGTGAGCAACAGTATACGATGGATCGTCCCATCAACGATCTTTGTATCACGCGAAAAGAGTACCGGCTGCTGCTTGATTACATTTTACTTCGACCAAACGGTTTAACCAATATCTCGATAAATCGACGCGTGCAGATCATCCGGCAACGATGGAGCCCTGAGCACGAGGATCTATCAGATCATTTTCGGACTGATGGGTATACTGAAATTTGA